From one Methylomonas paludis genomic stretch:
- a CDS encoding type II toxin-antitoxin system PrlF family antitoxin, producing the protein MSTTLEVESTLTDRYQTTIPETVRRVLHLGKRDKIHYTIRLNGEVVITRADLTDGDDPVLGQFLNFMVRDINEHPDRIQTMDGGFVQRLQSLTKDIDLDLDAPLQADNE; encoded by the coding sequence ATGTCTACCACCTTAGAAGTAGAATCCACTTTAACTGATCGCTACCAAACCACGATTCCGGAAACGGTGCGGCGTGTGTTACACCTGGGTAAACGGGACAAAATTCATTACACCATCCGCCTGAATGGGGAAGTCGTTATCACCCGTGCCGACCTTACCGATGGTGACGATCCGGTACTTGGCCAATTTTTGAATTTTATGGTGCGAGATATCAACGAACATCCTGATCGTATCCAGACTATGGATGGCGGCTTTGTTCAGCGTCTACAGTCACTCACTAAAGATATTGACCTTGATTTGGATGCGCCATTACAGGCGGATAATGAATGA
- a CDS encoding type II toxin-antitoxin system YhaV family toxin has translation MSRNNGSPLVIHRWTIFAHPLFLAQLEILTVQVETLKQKDPAGYIKKNASKRLAAIAKLAFEIIPLDPARPEYRQGSALGEEYKHWFRAKFFQQYRLFFRYHASSKVIVFAWVNDDDSKRAYESGDDAYRVFRKMLANGHPPDNWDQLLAEASADTISLPAAYPKTTL, from the coding sequence ATGAGCCGAAATAACGGCTCTCCTTTGGTCATCCACCGCTGGACTATTTTTGCTCATCCGCTTTTTCTGGCTCAACTTGAAATACTAACTGTGCAGGTAGAAACGCTTAAACAGAAAGATCCTGCTGGTTACATAAAGAAAAACGCCAGTAAACGCTTGGCGGCCATCGCCAAACTGGCTTTCGAAATCATTCCGCTAGATCCAGCCAGACCGGAATACCGGCAAGGTAGTGCCTTGGGAGAGGAATATAAACACTGGTTTCGAGCCAAGTTTTTTCAGCAATACCGGCTATTTTTCCGCTACCATGCATCAAGCAAGGTGATCGTATTTGCCTGGGTTAACGATGACGACAGCAAACGCGCCTATGAAAGCGGCGATGATGCGTATCGGGTTTTTCGCAAAATGCTGGCAAATGGACATCCGCCGGATAACTGGGATCAGTTGCTGGCGGAAGCCAGTGCAGACACAATAAGTTTGCCAGCAGCCTATCCCAAAACGACCTTGTGA